In Bacillus sp. S3, the sequence AATATTGGAGCCTATAAAAAAGGTTCAAATCGGGACATAGATTTGGCTATGCGGTTCAAGCCGGTTATGGATAATTTTTTGCGTCAGGGGATTTATGAATCGTCCGTACTAGAGGAAACGAGATCCTTCTTACTATCACAATTTGGAGCGTTGATGACATGACCTATAAATTTTCTTTTCAAAAAGTACTCGATTTTAAAGAAAAAGAAAAGGAATTTGCTGAGCAGGAATATGGAACTATCAAAATTAGACAGATTGAGCTTGAAGAAGAAATGGAAGACTTGGAACTGGAAAAGGAAAAAATGTTCCACCAGTACAATCATGTCGATCGAAAAACGGTATCGCAACTATTGCATGTTCAACATGAAATGGAACATGTCAATCGGAAGATGAAACAGCTGACAACACAATCCCAGCAGGTCCATCAACAATTAGAAACAAAACACCAAGTTTTGATCGAAAAAATGCAAGAAGTAAAAATGTGGAATCAATGGAAAACGAAATCAAAGGCTGCCTTTCAAAAGCAGCAGGATTTAAAAGAACAAGCTATTTTAGATGAAATGGCCGTTTTACGTTATTCTTACCGGGTATAAGGAGCGAAAACAAATTGGAAGAAGAGAAGCAACGAGGCAGAATAAAATCGCTTATATACTTTTGGCTTGTACCGTTCCTAATTATGGCGGTCTTCGGGATGTTTATTTTTAACTGGTTAGGATTTCCCGTATGGAAAACAATTCAGGATTGGGGAAACAAAATCCCTGTGATCGGCACGATAGTTCCGGATTCTACTAATGAAATTGCGCCTAAGACTACAAAATCAGATGATTGGAAATCGCGTTATCTTGAAAGTAATAAAAAGGTGAAAGAAGAGTTGCAAAAAATTGCCTCATTAGAGAAACAGATTAAATCAAATCAAGAAGAATTTGATCAATTGAAAAAGAGAAATCAGGAATTACAAATGCAGTTTGATGACAAGGCTGTACAAAAAAGCAAGGATCAAATGAAACAGGTTGCCGCAATCTATGAAAATATGTCTCCCTCAAAAGCAGCGAAGATAGTGGAAACTATGTCTTTAGAGGACGCAGCCATTACAGTTTCGATGCTTGGACAAGAACAGCAAAGCAGTATTCTTGGAAGTATGAAAGATGCCAATAAAGCTGCGCAAATTACCATGCTGATGAAGGAAATTGG encodes:
- the fliJ gene encoding flagellar export protein FliJ, with protein sequence MTYKFSFQKVLDFKEKEKEFAEQEYGTIKIRQIELEEEMEDLELEKEKMFHQYNHVDRKTVSQLLHVQHEMEHVNRKMKQLTTQSQQVHQQLETKHQVLIEKMQEVKMWNQWKTKSKAAFQKQQDLKEQAILDEMAVLRYSYRV
- a CDS encoding MotE family protein yields the protein MEEEKQRGRIKSLIYFWLVPFLIMAVFGMFIFNWLGFPVWKTIQDWGNKIPVIGTIVPDSTNEIAPKTTKSDDWKSRYLESNKKVKEELQKIASLEKQIKSNQEEFDQLKKRNQELQMQFDDKAVQKSKDQMKQVAAIYENMSPSKAAKIVETMSLEDAAITVSMLGQEQQSSILGSMKDANKAAQITMLMKEIGNLNEEDPAILKEQLQQMIQTTEDPSQSIAETIAGMPPAQSASLIQSMMGTNSEVAIKLLKKMSTSSRSQLLAQIAKNDAKLAAQITVNLEK